One genomic region from Jiangella sp. DSM 45060 encodes:
- a CDS encoding MMPL family transporter: MAADSAVREPARAGVFVRIARFAQRHSLAAIGAWALVLAGIWVAASVTGDDYRNDVSLPGTESQHAADLLDEHGFGRAGDTLQIVFHADAGLDDPSVRDEVERALAEVAALPHVSGLESPYVSPATVAPDGTIGYATATLDVASDDLPLDDVRRIVDTAQSAEMSGLEVEVGGAAARLLAEGETGAAEAVGILAALVILVLMFGTVIAAGLPIVTALFAVGSTVGVIVVASHLFAITSYTQYLMVLVGLGVGIDYALLIFARYRTELLRGSAPGAAATTAIDSAGRTVFFAGTTVIVALLGLVTLGLGSVQGSALALALTVLATMIASLTLLPALLALFGRRFARQFTARAAKRAARHPGRTEGARWRRLATAVQRRPVAAIVLAVVVLGALAVPALNLRLGFADAGNDPPDTTSRQAYDLLAEGFGPGVNGPLLVVVDGGDGGAERPAEAAADTLAGTEGVAATTPPELSEDGRVATLLAIPESSPQDERTAGLVSALRGDVLPALSERTGADFLVGGATAATQDYAGKVADRMPYFIAIVVGLSLLILMAVFRSVLIPIKAAVLNLLSIGAALGAMTLVFQEGLFGIEPAPIEAYLPILVFAIVFGLSMDYEVFLVSRIHEERERTGSDAAAVREGLAHTGAVITAAGLIMILIFGAFMLSPQRLLQQIGFGMAVAIFVDAVIIRCLVVPAAMQLMGRWAWWMPPALARRLPRLNLESSPDTVTTQPAKERVP; encoded by the coding sequence ATGGCCGCCGATAGCGCCGTACGCGAGCCGGCCCGCGCCGGGGTGTTCGTCCGGATCGCGCGGTTCGCCCAGCGGCACAGCCTCGCGGCGATCGGCGCGTGGGCGCTGGTGCTGGCCGGCATCTGGGTGGCCGCGTCGGTCACCGGCGACGACTACCGCAACGACGTCTCGCTGCCGGGCACGGAATCGCAGCACGCGGCCGACCTGCTGGACGAGCACGGGTTCGGCCGGGCCGGCGACACGCTGCAGATCGTCTTCCACGCCGACGCCGGGCTCGACGATCCCTCCGTCCGGGACGAGGTCGAGCGGGCGCTCGCCGAGGTCGCGGCCCTGCCGCACGTCAGCGGCCTGGAGAGCCCCTACGTGAGCCCGGCCACGGTCGCACCCGACGGCACCATCGGCTACGCGACGGCCACGCTCGACGTCGCGTCCGACGACCTGCCGCTCGACGACGTGCGGCGCATCGTCGACACCGCGCAGTCCGCCGAGATGTCCGGCCTCGAGGTCGAGGTGGGCGGCGCGGCGGCCCGGCTGCTGGCGGAGGGGGAGACCGGCGCCGCCGAGGCGGTCGGGATCCTGGCCGCGCTGGTGATCCTGGTGCTGATGTTCGGCACGGTCATCGCGGCCGGCCTGCCGATCGTCACCGCGCTGTTCGCGGTCGGCTCGACCGTCGGCGTCATCGTCGTGGCGTCGCACCTGTTCGCGATCACGTCCTACACCCAGTACCTCATGGTGCTGGTGGGGCTGGGCGTCGGCATCGACTACGCCCTGCTGATCTTCGCGCGCTACCGCACCGAGCTGCTCCGCGGCAGTGCGCCGGGAGCGGCCGCGACGACGGCCATCGACTCCGCCGGGCGGACGGTCTTCTTCGCCGGAACGACGGTGATCGTGGCGCTGCTGGGGCTGGTGACGCTCGGGCTGGGCTCGGTGCAGGGGTCGGCCCTGGCGCTCGCGCTGACGGTGCTCGCGACCATGATCGCGTCGCTGACGCTGCTGCCCGCCCTGCTCGCGCTGTTCGGGCGGCGCTTCGCCCGCCAGTTCACCGCTCGTGCGGCGAAACGGGCGGCGAGGCACCCGGGCCGGACGGAGGGCGCGAGGTGGCGCCGCCTCGCCACCGCCGTCCAGCGGCGTCCCGTCGCGGCGATCGTGCTGGCCGTCGTCGTGCTCGGCGCCCTCGCCGTCCCGGCGCTGAACCTGCGTCTGGGCTTCGCCGACGCCGGCAACGACCCGCCGGACACCACGAGCCGGCAGGCCTACGACCTGCTCGCCGAGGGCTTCGGGCCCGGGGTGAACGGCCCGCTGCTCGTCGTCGTGGACGGCGGTGACGGCGGTGCCGAACGTCCGGCCGAGGCGGCGGCGGACACCCTCGCCGGCACGGAGGGCGTCGCGGCCACGACACCACCGGAGCTCAGTGAGGACGGCCGGGTCGCCACCCTCCTGGCCATCCCGGAGTCGTCGCCGCAGGACGAGCGGACCGCCGGCCTCGTCAGCGCCCTGCGCGGGGACGTCCTGCCGGCGCTGTCGGAGCGGACCGGAGCCGACTTCCTCGTCGGCGGCGCGACCGCGGCGACGCAGGACTACGCCGGGAAGGTCGCGGACCGGATGCCGTACTTCATCGCGATCGTCGTCGGGCTGTCGCTGCTGATCCTGATGGCCGTGTTCCGGTCGGTCCTGATCCCGATCAAGGCCGCCGTGCTGAACCTGCTCAGCATCGGCGCCGCGCTCGGCGCGATGACGCTGGTGTTCCAGGAGGGACTGTTCGGCATCGAACCGGCTCCGATCGAGGCCTACCTCCCGATCCTGGTGTTCGCGATCGTGTTCGGGCTCTCGATGGACTACGAGGTGTTCCTCGTCTCCCGCATCCACGAGGAACGCGAGCGCACCGGCAGCGACGCGGCCGCGGTGCGGGAGGGCCTGGCGCACACCGGCGCCGTCATCACGGCGGCCGGGCTGATCATGATCCTGATCTTCGGCGCGTTCATGCTCAGCCCGCAACGGCTGCTGCAACAGATCGGGTTCGGCATGGCGGTCGCGATCTTCGTCG
- a CDS encoding TetR/AcrR family transcriptional regulator, producing MPDGPTKRRYDSHRRDAQALRTRAEIAQAARRLFLAQGWAATTVRDVAREAGVSAPTVYATYQSKTGLARALADAADLSADPARMIDELEDLAADPAGQLGAMAAYDRRLYERAGDVIRLIRDAGRGEPDLAALYTNGRKAADHNRRQVFESWPPGSLRDGLDLGTAIDIYAALCNIDAYTTLTDERRWTPGRIEQWWREALPRELLAPGRRRP from the coding sequence ATGCCCGACGGACCCACGAAGCGCCGCTACGACTCGCACCGACGAGATGCGCAGGCGCTGCGGACCCGCGCCGAGATCGCGCAGGCGGCGCGCCGGCTCTTCCTCGCGCAGGGCTGGGCCGCCACCACCGTCCGCGACGTCGCCCGCGAGGCCGGCGTCTCCGCGCCGACGGTCTATGCCACCTACCAGAGCAAGACCGGCCTGGCCCGCGCGCTCGCCGACGCCGCCGACCTCTCGGCCGACCCGGCGCGGATGATCGACGAGCTGGAGGACCTCGCCGCCGACCCCGCCGGCCAGCTCGGTGCCATGGCCGCGTACGACCGCCGCCTCTACGAACGTGCCGGCGACGTCATCAGGCTGATCCGCGACGCCGGCCGCGGCGAACCCGACCTCGCCGCCCTGTACACCAACGGCCGCAAGGCCGCCGACCACAACCGGCGGCAGGTGTTCGAGTCGTGGCCGCCGGGATCGCTGCGCGACGGACTGGACCTCGGCACCGCGATCGACATCTACGCCGCCCTCTGCAACATCGACGCCTACACCACCCTCACCGACGAGCGTCGCTGGACGCCCGGCCGGATCGAGCAGTGGTGGCGCGAAGCACTTCCCCGCGAACTGCTCGCGCCAGGCCGCCGCCGGCCGTGA
- a CDS encoding sigma-70 family RNA polymerase sigma factor: MTEHPSGPLAEAFEAQRDRLRAVAYRVLGSHADAEDVVQEAWMRLVRQDDATIANLAGWLTTVVGRISLDLLRSRRAHPETAYGHEFADLVVTPDDDPAPDEQMALADSVGLALLVVLDSLTPNERLAFVLHDMFAVPFHDIGQILGKSADTAKTIASRARRKVHATERPVGRRREHREVVQAFRAAAVGGDFEALLRVLDPNVKLAVDTPDGVVVTLGATEVVAGARGFSGAAARHRPVLVNGSPGHMSWRADGTPLSVMAFTVAAGRITGIHLVIDPAKLASIDLPAPA; encoded by the coding sequence GTGACCGAGCACCCGTCCGGTCCGCTGGCCGAGGCGTTCGAAGCCCAGCGCGACCGGCTGCGCGCCGTCGCGTACCGCGTGCTGGGATCGCACGCCGACGCAGAGGACGTGGTCCAGGAAGCCTGGATGCGCCTGGTCCGCCAGGACGACGCGACCATCGCCAACCTGGCGGGGTGGCTGACCACCGTGGTCGGCCGCATCAGCCTGGACCTGCTGAGATCGCGCCGGGCCCACCCCGAGACCGCCTACGGGCACGAGTTCGCGGACCTCGTGGTGACGCCCGACGACGATCCCGCGCCGGACGAGCAGATGGCGCTGGCCGACTCGGTCGGCCTCGCCCTGCTCGTCGTGCTCGACTCGCTCACCCCGAACGAGCGGCTGGCGTTCGTCCTGCACGACATGTTCGCGGTCCCGTTCCACGACATCGGCCAGATCCTGGGCAAATCCGCCGACACGGCCAAGACGATCGCCAGTCGCGCCCGCCGGAAGGTGCACGCCACGGAGCGGCCGGTGGGTCGGAGGCGCGAGCACCGAGAGGTCGTCCAGGCGTTCCGCGCCGCCGCCGTCGGCGGCGACTTCGAAGCGCTCCTGCGGGTCCTGGACCCGAACGTGAAGCTGGCCGTCGACACCCCCGACGGCGTGGTCGTCACCCTCGGCGCCACCGAGGTCGTCGCCGGCGCCCGCGGGTTCTCCGGTGCGGCGGCTCGTCATCGGCCCGTGCTGGTCAACGGCAGTCCCGGTCACATGTCCTGGCGCGCCGACGGAACCCCGCTCTCCGTGATGGCCTTCACCGTCGCCGCGGGCCGGATCACCGGCATCCACCTCGTCATCGACCCGGCCAAGCTCGCTTCGATCGACCTGCCCGCCCCGGCCTGA
- a CDS encoding VOC family protein, producing MLANLMYATVYVTDQDRALEFYTEGLGLEKRVDFPGPDGRFLTVGVPGSPVQIILWSHAAAAGQPRGMGQAVAPGPVILETDDLRKEFEILRRRGVAFVEPEPVDYPFGVRVEAVDPDGNRISLRQQRKP from the coding sequence ATGCTGGCGAACCTCATGTACGCGACGGTCTACGTCACCGATCAGGACCGCGCGCTGGAGTTCTACACCGAGGGGCTCGGGCTGGAGAAGCGCGTCGACTTCCCGGGGCCCGACGGACGGTTCCTCACCGTCGGCGTTCCCGGCAGCCCGGTGCAGATCATCCTGTGGTCGCACGCGGCGGCCGCGGGACAGCCGCGGGGGATGGGGCAGGCGGTCGCGCCCGGTCCGGTGATCCTCGAGACCGACGACCTGCGCAAGGAGTTCGAGATCCTGCGCCGGCGCGGCGTCGCCTTCGTCGAGCCCGAACCCGTGGACTATCCGTTCGGGGTCCGCGTCGAGGCGGTCGACCCGGACGGGAACCGGATCTCGCTGCGGCAGCAGCGCAAGCCGTGA
- a CDS encoding family 20 glycosylhydrolase — protein MFERPARAVTRPKRPSLAALAVAGLAAVAVAAPAVAAPAVDAEAVDVARTTGSSPAAAAPVNLALAGTATASSVELDRADFAAAHVNDDDPSTRWSSKYQDDHWVQVELAEPSAVDHVVLEWPNACARDFVLQTSGDGVTWTDVEALQRDTCPRTDVIEVRSAGPVSFVRMQGRQRWSTWGYSISEFQVWDAPPAPPEPVLGLVPLPVSVEEHADTDPFQLARGARIMAVGDGALAPATSLAQALRPATGLALPVTPTAPEAVPDRQRGSGPAPIVVDVRPGNAPAGHADEGYTLEVTPVRTLIAADTPNGALNGVQTLRQLFPQWIESDTVVATDWTVPAVSIADYPRFAHRGVMLDVARSFYPVHEVKEYIDTAAQFKINRLHLHLTDDQGWRIAIDQPADNPSGIDYGLLTEVGGATAMTERGTELGSTGYYTKADYTEIVRYAARNGMTVIPEVDLPGHTNSALHSIPQLNTPGAKPQLQPGQTTVPHNGTGAVGYSSLDAHSAVTYEFVEHVLAEIAALTPGPYLHIGGDEAHVTSHADYVTMVDAFTAATAELGKTVVGWNEYAGTALPQDDAVVQFWNGNRAAVANAVNARGAEVVLSPAAHTYVPQKQDPRQPQGGTWACGGVCGLDRHYNWDPGTFIPGIAESSVLGVESALWGEFIRRIDQAQYYAYPRVAATAEVGWTPQDQRRYADFTRRLGELGGRLTVQGTNFFPSADVDWRVDALGAPATAQAGRPAEVTWTVTAPGVASQSLDATVTWSDGVTGTAEVSTAREASIPGMWINDAFTAVSGRVFETPGEYTGTLSVGTPGAAPVLATVHVSVRDEG, from the coding sequence ATGTTCGAGAGACCTGCTCGTGCCGTCACCCGGCCGAAGCGCCCCTCGCTGGCCGCGCTGGCGGTGGCCGGCCTCGCGGCCGTCGCCGTGGCCGCGCCCGCGGTGGCCGCACCGGCCGTCGACGCGGAGGCCGTCGACGTTGCGCGGACGACCGGCAGCTCACCGGCCGCGGCGGCGCCGGTGAACCTCGCGCTGGCCGGCACCGCCACGGCGTCGAGCGTCGAGCTGGACCGCGCCGACTTCGCCGCCGCACACGTCAACGACGACGACCCGAGCACGCGGTGGTCGTCGAAGTACCAGGACGACCACTGGGTCCAGGTCGAGCTGGCCGAGCCGTCCGCCGTCGACCACGTGGTGCTCGAGTGGCCCAACGCGTGCGCCCGCGACTTCGTCCTGCAGACCTCCGGCGACGGCGTCACGTGGACCGACGTCGAGGCGCTGCAGCGCGACACCTGCCCGCGCACCGACGTGATCGAGGTGAGGTCGGCGGGCCCGGTGTCGTTCGTCCGGATGCAGGGACGGCAGCGCTGGTCGACCTGGGGCTACTCCATCTCGGAGTTCCAGGTCTGGGACGCCCCGCCGGCGCCGCCGGAACCGGTGCTGGGGCTGGTGCCGCTGCCCGTCTCCGTCGAGGAACATGCCGACACCGACCCGTTCCAGCTGGCCAGAGGTGCCCGGATCATGGCGGTCGGTGACGGTGCGCTCGCGCCGGCGACGTCGCTCGCGCAGGCGCTGCGCCCGGCGACCGGCCTCGCGCTCCCGGTGACGCCGACCGCGCCGGAGGCCGTGCCGGACCGGCAGCGCGGCAGCGGCCCGGCGCCGATCGTCGTCGACGTCCGGCCCGGCAACGCCCCGGCCGGGCACGCCGACGAGGGCTACACGCTGGAGGTCACCCCCGTCCGAACGCTGATCGCGGCCGACACCCCGAACGGCGCGCTGAACGGCGTGCAGACGCTGCGCCAGCTGTTCCCGCAGTGGATCGAGTCGGACACCGTCGTCGCGACGGACTGGACCGTGCCCGCGGTGTCGATCGCCGACTATCCGCGCTTCGCGCACCGCGGCGTCATGCTCGACGTCGCGCGCAGTTTCTACCCGGTCCACGAGGTCAAGGAGTACATCGACACCGCCGCCCAGTTCAAGATCAACCGGCTGCACCTGCACCTGACCGACGACCAGGGCTGGCGCATCGCGATCGACCAGCCCGCGGACAACCCGTCGGGCATCGACTACGGCCTGCTGACGGAGGTCGGCGGCGCGACCGCCATGACCGAGCGCGGCACCGAGCTGGGCAGCACCGGCTACTACACCAAGGCCGACTACACGGAGATCGTTCGGTACGCGGCGCGCAACGGCATGACGGTCATCCCGGAGGTCGACCTGCCGGGGCACACCAACTCGGCGCTGCACTCGATCCCGCAGCTCAACACGCCGGGCGCCAAGCCGCAGCTGCAGCCCGGGCAGACCACGGTGCCGCACAACGGCACCGGAGCGGTCGGCTACTCGTCGCTCGACGCGCACAGCGCCGTCACCTACGAGTTCGTCGAGCACGTCCTCGCCGAGATCGCCGCGCTGACCCCCGGCCCGTACCTGCACATCGGCGGCGACGAGGCGCACGTGACCAGCCACGCCGACTACGTCACCATGGTCGACGCCTTCACCGCCGCCACCGCCGAGCTCGGCAAGACCGTCGTCGGCTGGAACGAGTACGCGGGCACCGCGCTGCCGCAGGACGACGCCGTCGTGCAGTTCTGGAACGGCAACCGCGCCGCCGTCGCGAATGCGGTGAACGCCCGCGGCGCCGAGGTCGTGCTCTCGCCCGCCGCGCACACCTACGTGCCGCAGAAGCAGGACCCGCGGCAGCCGCAGGGCGGCACCTGGGCCTGCGGCGGCGTGTGCGGCCTGGACCGCCACTACAACTGGGACCCCGGCACGTTCATCCCGGGCATCGCCGAGTCCAGCGTGCTGGGGGTGGAGTCCGCGCTCTGGGGCGAGTTCATCCGCCGCATCGACCAGGCCCAGTACTACGCCTACCCCCGGGTCGCCGCCACGGCCGAGGTCGGCTGGACGCCGCAGGACCAGCGCCGCTACGCCGACTTCACCCGCCGGCTGGGTGAGCTCGGCGGCCGGCTCACCGTCCAGGGCACGAACTTCTTCCCGTCCGCCGACGTCGACTGGCGCGTGGACGCGCTCGGTGCGCCCGCCACCGCGCAGGCCGGCCGGCCGGCGGAGGTGACCTGGACCGTGACGGCGCCGGGTGTGGCGTCGCAGAGTCTCGATGCCACCGTGACCTGGAGCGACGGCGTCACCGGCACGGCCGAGGTGAGCACCGCCCGGGAGGCGAGCATCCCGGGGATGTGGATCAACGACGCCTTCACCGCGGTGTCCGGGCGGGTCTTCGAGACGCCGGGGGAGTACACCGGCACGCTGTCCGTCGGCACACCGGGCGCGGCGCCGGTGCTGGCCACCGTCCACGTGAGCGTTCGCGACGAGGGCTGA
- a CDS encoding ROK family protein yields the protein MSNDGVLRNLRRQHELRVLTMLVERGPCSRRDLELATGLSRTTMSAIVADLVRRRVVVDDVQRPAAGRGRPATLLRLNPRAASAVGLELGRGHVSVAVVDIGRTVMAHVTEPVDPRGELADRADAALALLGAVARDRELVLDGVTAGGLGLWGHHPDPLLPGGDPAADLVAASLVDRLRAVIDAPVTWDNNIRLAAVAETRAVEVPPCPDLFYVVLSHGVGGGLVVGGTLGRGASGVAGEIGHVGVEPSGPPCWCGGRGCLEGYLSIDAVVGRAHTVAARVVDVPSLVAAMDDADPAVAEVVGWSAELLGRALGTVVTLLDPHRVVIGGELAELGEHLLGPVRTALDRQKLSIRDRRLELGTARISQGAAAVGAALVALDEYAAVGELDAVGES from the coding sequence GTGAGCAACGACGGCGTGCTGCGCAACCTGCGGCGCCAGCACGAGCTCCGGGTCCTGACGATGCTGGTCGAGCGCGGCCCGTGCTCGCGCCGCGACCTCGAGCTGGCCACCGGCCTGTCCCGGACCACGATGTCGGCCATCGTCGCCGACCTGGTGCGCCGCCGGGTCGTCGTCGACGACGTCCAGCGTCCGGCCGCCGGGCGTGGGCGGCCGGCGACGCTGCTGCGGCTCAACCCGCGCGCGGCGTCGGCCGTCGGGCTGGAACTGGGGCGCGGGCACGTCAGCGTCGCGGTCGTCGACATCGGCCGCACGGTCATGGCGCACGTCACCGAGCCGGTCGACCCGCGCGGAGAGCTGGCCGACCGCGCCGACGCCGCGCTCGCGCTGCTCGGCGCCGTGGCGCGCGACCGCGAGCTGGTCCTCGACGGCGTGACGGCCGGCGGCCTGGGGCTGTGGGGCCACCATCCCGACCCGCTGCTGCCGGGCGGCGACCCGGCCGCCGACCTGGTGGCGGCGTCGTTGGTCGATCGGTTGCGCGCCGTCATCGACGCGCCGGTGACCTGGGACAACAACATCAGGCTCGCGGCCGTGGCCGAGACCCGGGCGGTCGAGGTCCCGCCCTGCCCCGACCTGTTCTACGTCGTTCTCTCGCACGGCGTCGGCGGCGGGCTCGTCGTCGGTGGCACGCTCGGCCGCGGCGCCTCCGGTGTGGCCGGCGAGATCGGCCACGTCGGCGTCGAGCCGAGCGGCCCGCCCTGCTGGTGCGGCGGCCGGGGCTGCCTCGAGGGCTACCTGTCGATCGATGCCGTGGTGGGGCGTGCGCACACGGTCGCGGCGCGGGTGGTCGACGTGCCCAGCCTGGTGGCGGCGATGGACGATGCCGACCCCGCGGTCGCGGAGGTGGTCGGGTGGAGCGCCGAACTGCTCGGCCGCGCCCTCGGCACCGTCGTCACGCTGCTCGACCCGCACCGGGTGGTCATCGGCGGCGAGCTCGCCGAGCTCGGCGAGCACCTGCTCGGGCCGGTGCGCACCGCCCTCGACCGGCAGAAGCTGTCCATCCGCGACCGGCGGCTCGAGCTGGGGACCGCCAGGATCAGTCAGGGGGCCGCCGCGGTCGGCGCCGCCCTCGTCGCGTTGGACGAGTACGCGGCTGTGGGCGAGCTCGACGCCGTCGGGGAGTCATGA
- a CDS encoding ABC transporter permease: MTTATNATATTPRSTARPGRRRLPPGPVLNLVAIAGGIGVWWLIAALGVQGLPGPAEVAQRGQQLIADGTLVEDILASLRRVLSGFALGTLLAVPAGFLMGWYPVCRGLLEPYVQFFRTIPPLAIIPLAIVLMGIGESPKILVIFLAAFLSCVISTFQGVVNVDKTLINAARVLGASNYAVFTRVVIPASSPFILVGMRIGLGAAWATVVAAELIAAQQGLGFRMQQAQIFYDLPTIFVGLITIGVLGLVMDRLLLLAEARLTGWQETR; this comes from the coding sequence ATGACCACCGCCACGAACGCCACGGCGACCACGCCACGCAGCACCGCCCGGCCGGGCCGCCGGCGCCTCCCGCCCGGGCCGGTGCTCAACCTCGTCGCGATCGCCGGCGGCATCGGCGTGTGGTGGCTGATCGCCGCGCTGGGCGTCCAGGGTCTGCCGGGACCCGCCGAGGTCGCCCAGCGCGGTCAGCAACTCATCGCCGACGGCACCCTCGTCGAGGACATCCTGGCCAGCCTGCGCCGGGTGCTCAGCGGCTTCGCCCTCGGCACGCTGCTCGCGGTGCCCGCGGGCTTCCTCATGGGGTGGTACCCGGTCTGCCGCGGGCTGCTGGAGCCGTACGTGCAGTTCTTCCGGACCATCCCGCCGCTGGCGATCATCCCGCTGGCCATCGTGCTCATGGGCATCGGCGAGTCGCCGAAGATCCTGGTGATCTTCCTGGCGGCGTTCCTCTCCTGCGTCATCTCGACGTTCCAGGGCGTGGTGAACGTCGACAAGACCCTCATCAACGCCGCACGGGTCCTGGGTGCGTCCAACTACGCCGTCTTCACCCGGGTCGTGATCCCCGCGTCGTCGCCGTTCATCCTCGTCGGCATGCGCATCGGCCTGGGCGCGGCCTGGGCCACCGTCGTCGCCGCCGAGCTGATCGCCGCGCAGCAGGGGCTGGGCTTCCGGATGCAGCAGGCGCAGATCTTCTACGACCTGCCGACGATCTTCGTCGGCCTCATCACCATCGGCGTGCTCGGGCTGGTCATGGACCGCCTGCTGCTGCTCGCCGAGGCCCGCCTGACCGGATGGCAGGAGACCCGATGA
- a CDS encoding ABC transporter ATP-binding protein, translated as MIRFDRVEQRFRLGDEDFVALGGVDLDVADGEFVTLVGPSGCGKSTMLNVAAGLLEPTSGRVTVDGRPVTGPSPRTGMIFQQYALFPWLTVRKNVEFGLRLAGVKPARRREVADHYLDLVGLSAFADALPKTLSGGMKQRCAIARAYAVDPEILLMDEPFGALDALTRVHLQDQLMTTWLRERRTVLFVTHDVDEAVYLASRVVVMAARPGRIHEVVDVDLPYPRTEQLRLSPEFAALRARVWEAVYHQPSQLATP; from the coding sequence ATGATCCGCTTCGACCGCGTCGAGCAGCGCTTCCGCCTCGGCGACGAGGACTTCGTCGCCCTCGGCGGGGTGGACCTCGACGTGGCCGACGGCGAGTTCGTCACCCTCGTCGGGCCGTCCGGCTGCGGCAAGAGCACCATGCTCAACGTCGCCGCCGGCCTGCTCGAACCGACCTCGGGCCGGGTGACCGTCGACGGACGTCCGGTCACCGGCCCGAGTCCACGCACCGGGATGATCTTCCAGCAGTACGCGCTCTTCCCCTGGCTGACGGTGCGCAAGAACGTCGAGTTCGGCCTGCGCCTCGCCGGAGTGAAGCCGGCCCGGCGGCGGGAGGTCGCCGACCACTACCTCGACCTCGTCGGGCTGTCCGCGTTCGCCGACGCGCTGCCGAAGACGCTCTCCGGCGGCATGAAGCAGCGCTGCGCGATCGCCCGCGCCTACGCCGTCGACCCGGAGATCCTGCTGATGGACGAGCCGTTCGGCGCCCTCGACGCGCTCACCCGGGTGCACCTGCAGGACCAGCTCATGACGACCTGGCTGCGCGAGCGCCGGACGGTGCTGTTCGTGACCCACGACGTCGACGAGGCCGTGTACCTGGCCTCCCGCGTCGTCGTCATGGCCGCCCGGCCGGGCCGCATCCACGAGGTCGTCGACGTCGACCTGCCCTACCCCCGCACGGAGCAGTTGCGCCTCTCCCCCGAGTTCGCCGCCCTGCGCGCCCGGGTCTGGGAGGCCGTGTACCACCAGCCGTCGCAGCTCGCGACGCCCTGA
- a CDS encoding aliphatic sulfonate ABC transporter substrate-binding protein translates to MRTTLRLTLSASAALLVLAACGDGDDGASTDGGGTRQVDVGYIADYNGAALFAVADEQGLWEAAGLEPKYQVFTNGPLSIQALGAGDVDIAYIGSGAAWLPAQGKAEVWAVNSASKADRVIAQPGITSLEDLKGRKVGVPAGTSGDLLLGLALADAGLSRDDIEIVPMDPSTVVSAFSAGQIDAAGIWYPLVDTIKESVPDLEELADNEQFMPERTFPSSIVARTGLAEDDPDLAADVVSVIKQANDYRYANPEETIATTAEFLDVDEAQIAPQHDAALLFTSEELEGWSADGTVAGWFDGLQELFVEVGTVTEVTDSTDFYLADTYVDAPNS, encoded by the coding sequence ATGCGCACCACACTCAGGCTGACCCTGTCCGCGTCCGCCGCCCTGCTCGTCCTCGCCGCCTGCGGTGACGGCGACGACGGCGCCAGCACCGATGGCGGCGGGACCCGACAGGTCGACGTCGGCTACATCGCCGACTACAACGGCGCGGCGCTGTTCGCCGTCGCCGACGAGCAGGGGCTCTGGGAGGCGGCCGGGCTGGAGCCGAAGTACCAGGTCTTCACCAACGGCCCGCTGTCGATCCAGGCACTCGGCGCCGGCGACGTCGACATCGCCTACATCGGGTCCGGCGCCGCGTGGCTGCCGGCGCAGGGCAAGGCCGAGGTGTGGGCGGTCAACTCCGCGAGCAAGGCCGACCGGGTGATCGCGCAGCCGGGCATCACCAGCCTCGAGGACCTGAAGGGCCGCAAGGTCGGCGTGCCGGCCGGCACCTCGGGCGACCTGCTGCTCGGCCTGGCCCTCGCCGACGCCGGGCTCTCCCGCGACGACATCGAGATCGTCCCGATGGACCCGAGCACGGTCGTGTCCGCGTTCAGCGCCGGCCAGATCGACGCGGCGGGCATCTGGTACCCGCTCGTCGACACCATCAAGGAGTCGGTGCCGGACCTGGAAGAGCTGGCGGACAACGAGCAGTTCATGCCGGAGCGCACCTTCCCGTCCTCGATCGTGGCGCGGACCGGGCTGGCCGAGGACGACCCGGACCTGGCCGCCGACGTCGTCTCGGTGATCAAGCAGGCCAACGATTACCGGTACGCCAACCCCGAGGAGACCATCGCGACGACCGCCGAGTTCCTCGACGTGGACGAGGCGCAGATCGCGCCGCAGCACGACGCCGCGCTGCTGTTCACGTCCGAGGAGCTCGAGGGGTGGAGCGCCGACGGCACCGTCGCCGGCTGGTTCGACGGGCTGCAGGAACTGTTCGTCGAGGTCGGCACCGTCACCGAGGTGACCGACTCGACCGACTTCTACCTCGCCGACACCTACGTCGACGCGCCGAACAGCTGA